The genomic region TCCGCACCGGATGTGCCGATGTTGACGTTGGCAATTCCGCAATCGCTGCCCGCCGAGGACAGAAACCGCTCACTGTGCTGCAGTCTTGTGGTGAACAGGGCCGATGAGAGGCCCTGCGGCACATCGTTCTGGAGCCGGATGGCTTCGTCGATCGTACGGAACGTCATGACATAAAGGATCGGGGCGAAGGTCTCACGCTGGACCACGGGCCAGTGGTTCTGTGCGAGTACGATCGTCGGTTCGACGAAATGTCCCGGCCGCTGCAGCACCTGTCCGCCGTAGAGAATCTTGCCACCTTCCTTTTTAATCTCGTCGATGGCGGCACGGAAGGTGTCGACTGCGGCCTGATCAATCAGCGGGCCCATCAGGACGTCAGGCTCCAGGGGGTTGCCTATGCGAATGTGCGCATAGGCGTTCACGAGTGCGGCCGTTACCGCCTCATAGCAAGATTCGTGGACGAGCAGGCGTCTGGTTGTTGTGCAGCGCTGGCCGGCGGTGCCTACGGCTCCGAAGAGAATGGCGCGCACGGCGATATTAAGGTCTGCGGTCTCATCGATGATGATGGCGTTGTTACCGCTGAGTTCGAGCAGCGCCCGCCCCAATCGGCTGCCGACGGTTGATGCGATCCGGCGGCCGACCGCCGCGGATCCTGTGAACGAGATGAGAGGCAGGCGCGAGTCCTGGACCATGGTCTCGGCCAGGCTGGATTGATCCGTGACGAAGAGCGAGAACACGCCGTGACAGCCCTGCTGCTGCATCGCACGATTGCAGATCTGTTGAACCGCGATTGCGCAGAGCGGAGCCTTGGGGGATGGTTTCCAGATGACGGTATCTCCGGCGATCGCGGCCAGGAAGGCGTTCCATGCCCAGACGGCAACGGGGAAATTGAAGGCGGTAATCACCCCAACGGGGCCGAGAGGGTGCCACTGTTCGGACATGCGATGCGCCGGCCGTTCGGAGTGCATCATCGTCCCATAGAGCATGCGCGATTGCCCGACTGCGAAATCGGCCATGTCGATCATCTCCTGAACTTCGCCGTCTCCTTCAGCTTTGATCTTGCCGACTTCCAGAGCGATCAAGGTGCCGAGGTCATCCTTCCTCTCTCTGAGTGCCTGGCCGATGAGTCTCACGAGTTCCCCGCGTTTCGGTGCCGGGACCATTTTCCATGATTGGAATACATCAACCGATACTTTTGATATACTGCTGTAATCATCTGATGAGCATGGTATTACTCTGGATATCATTTCTCCTGTTGCCGGGTTAATCGATGGCAATAAAGGCTTGCCGGATTGACTGGACCACCACCCTGAACCAGTGCTTCCGCCAGGGTTGATCGCTTGAATACCAAGCTCCTTGAGGGCGGTTTGGATTGTGCTCATCGGAAGCATGCTCCAAAGTCGTTGGCGAGGAAGTTCTTCAGCGAAATAGATTCCTGTGTGACAAAGCCATGGTAATGGGTTGGATCGCGCAGGACGAGGTCCAGCACCGTGCAGAGGCTGGAAGCGGTCGTGACTTGAATTGCCGACCAGAGCCTGCCCTTGATGCATTGAGGGTAAACCTTCTTGACGTAGTTCTCTTCAAAGAATCCCCCCTCTTTGGTCCCGGTGACCGAGGCGTAGATCAGGACGACATCCTGGAGCGTTTGCGGAACGGCGTGCTCCAGTACTCGCTTGAGCGTGTCCCTGTCTTCGTTTAGCTTCAGGTCCTTCATCAGGAGATGGATCTTTTCGCAATGCCCCGGATAGCGCAACGTCTTGTAATTCATCGTCTGCACTTGCCCGGCATATGTATCTGCCAGCGTGCCCAATCCTCCGGATGTGTTGAAGGCCTCGTAGAGTAGCCCATCCAGCTCGATGGTCTCGTAACCCTCCAGCGGCTGGAGCGGGACTTTCTCGCCCCCTTCGATGCCGTAGCACAGGTTGCCGTATTCATTGATCAGGCCATCGGTCGACCAGGTCAGCGAGTATTTCAGCGCATTGCTGGGATGGACCGGCAGCGCGCCGACGCGCATCTTCACGGTATCCAGCTTCTGGAAATGCGTCATGAGGTCGTGCGTCACAATGCTGATGAACCCCGGCGCCAGGCCGCACTGCGGCAGGAAGGCTTGGGAGGCGCCGGCGCTCAACACGCGAATCTGGCTGGTCACCTCGATGTCTTCGGTCAGATCGAAGTAATGGACGCCGTGAGTCAGGGCCAGCCCCGCCACGGTGGGGTTACAGAAATAGGGGAGACTGGAGACGATCGCATCGACGGGATGCATCGAGAGGTACGTGCTGACCATGTCCGGGTGGCGGACGTCGAGGAGGCAGGGAGTCACTCGCTCAAGTTTGAGATCCGCGACGAGGCGGCTCGCTCCGTCCAGATTTACATCGCCGAGATGCACCTCGTAACGGCCGTGTTGAGAGAGCAGGCCTACAATGAGCGAACCGATCTTTCCTGCACCGAGGACCAGTACTCGATACATAATGCGCCTCTCGTATTCTCAGTATACTCCTCTCCGGGACATTCACCAGCCGTCCAGTCTTGACAGGTGAAGGGTGGCCCTAGTACCGTTTCGCGTTTTTTGAGGTGTTCATGACGATTGCGCAAGGAACTATTCATGGAATCATTCTCGGTCGAGCCCACGTCGTCTTCTGCTCCGTTTTCCCATTCTGTCGAGGATCGGCCCGTCTGGCTGAGTGTTGACCTTCGATTCGTCATTGCGACAGTCATCGTCTTCAGTGCGGTGGTGGCGACCACGATTCGATTCAGCCACGAGGTGTTTGACCCGCTGGCCGATGCGCTGAAGATTCAAGGGTGGGCCGCGATTATCGCGCGTCCCAGTCTTCTCTGGTTTACGATGGGTATGGCGCTCATCGTCATTCGGACGTTGCTCTGGGTGCGGTATCATCCGGTGGCCGCGGTCTCTCATGATGAGGCGCCGCGGATGTCGATTATTATTCCCGCGTATAACGAAGGGGCGATGGTGCGGAAGGCGGTGGACGCCTGCGCGCGGGCCGAATATCCAAGAGGGCGTCTGGAAATCATTGTGATCACGACGGCAGCACAGATGACACCTGGAGGCACGTGGACGCGGCGCAACGGGGGCGCCCTGACCTTGTGCAGACGATCCGGCTTCCGGTGAATGCCGGGAAACGGGCCGCGCTCGCGGCCGGGTTTGCCAGGGCGACTGGGGAGATTCTCGTCACGGTCGATTCCGACAGTCTGGTCGAACGAGGCGCACTGCTGGCGATCGCCGGCCCGTTCCGGAATGAACGTGTCGGTGCGGTGGCGGGCAAGGTCTGTGTGCTGAACCGGTTTCAGTCGGTCCTGCCGCGTATGTTGCACGTTCGGTTTGTGCTCTCGTTCGATTTTCTGCGCAGCGTGCAATCGACCTACGGCACCGTCTATTGCTGCCCGGGGGCCTTGTCAGCCTATCGTGCGTCGGTCGTGCATGCCCTGGTTCCTGCCTGGGTGCATCAGCGGTTTCTCGGCGAGGTGTGTACGATCGGCGAGGATCGGGCGTTGACGAACGATGTGCTGGCCGCCGGCTATCGGGCGGTGTACCAGCGTACCGCCGTGGTGCAGACGCTGGCGCCGGAGACCTATCGGAAACTGTGTCGGATGTTCCTGCGGTGGGACCGCAGCTATATTCGGGAGGAAATACGGCTCTGGAAGATTATGTGGACACTGCCGTTCCCGGCGATGGCCTTGACGTTGATCGAGACGACGGTCACAAATCTCCGGTATCCGGTCGCCTATAGTTCGCTGGGATTGATGCTCTATTTAAGTGTGCAGGATCCGCTGACCGTCGTCCGTTTGTTGATCTCCATCGGCATCGTATCCATTTTTTATTCGCTCTATTTCCTCCATAGCGAACGTTCCCGCGAATTCTTCTATGGCGTTCTCTATGCCTATTTTCATTTCGTGAGCCTTCTGTGGATTTTCCCCTACGCGCTAGTGACGGTGCGAAATCGTTCCTGGATGACTCGCTAGGTCTGGCCCATGTCAGCCCGTCTTGTTGGCCGGTGAGTCGAATGCACGACTCCCGCCAGTTGTTCATTCCCATCAGCCAGGGGGATCGGTATACTAGCCGCCAGTGTTGTCGCGCACAGGGCCAATATGAAACGGGGAGGGAAAGAATGGAATATCGAAAAGGTTGGGTCAGTGTCGGCCTGATGGTGCTGCTGCTCTGCGTGTTGGGTGGGGTTGGTGGAGCCGTGTCGTCCGTTTGTGCCGACGAACCGGTTGTCGACCTGAATAGTCCTGAGGCGATCCGCCATACGCTCGAGCAGCAGGCGGGCAAGCGAGTAAAGCTGAAACTTCAATCCGGACAGGAGTTGGAAGGCAAAATCTCCAAGGTCGGATCCCATGTCGTTGTCGTCAGCGAGCTCAGCGGGATGGAGTTTTTCGATGCGACGGTGCGGGTCGATCAAGTCGCCGCAGTCATCGTCCGGGTTCGCACGAAGTAGGCGTGCTGTCCAGGAGCCTGCTGGGCGGTTCGCCGGTTCTCGAATGTCCTGATGATGGAGGCTGAGTCTTGCGGCTTAGCCTAGCCGAGCCCGACCATGGGGGGTGGTGAGATCCTGATCGGGACCGACCGGGACGATGCGAGTAGGGTTGATGTCGTCATGCGTGACGTAGTAGTGCCGCTTGATATGGTCGAAATTGACGGTCTCGGCGATGCCGTCAGTTTGGTAGAGATCCTTGAGATAGCCGAAGAGATTCGGATAGTCGATGATGCGACGAATGTTGCATTTGAAGTGGCCGTGATAGACCGCATCGAACCGGACCAGGGTGACGAACAGCCGCCAGTCGGATTCGACGAATTCCGAGCCGAAGAGATAACGTTGATGCGCCAGCCGCGCATCGAGGCTATCCAGCGCATCGAACAGCCGATGCACCGCTTTCTCATAAGCCTGCTGTGATGTCGCGAATCCTGCCCGGTAGACCCCATCATTGACGTTCTCATACAGAAAGGAATTGAGATCGTCGATCTCTTTGCGAAGACCTTCCGGATAGATATCGATCGGGCTCTCGGTGAAGCGATTGAACTCGCTATTGAAGATACGCATGAGATCGTCGTCGGAGTTGGTGACGATGCGGGTGGTCGCCCGGTCCCACAAAGCCGGCACGGTAATGCGTCCGATGTAGTGCGGATCGGTGGCCTTGTAGGCCTCGCTCAAAAAGTGAAATCCATTGACGGGGTCGAGTGAATGACCCGGGCCTTCGCGAAAGGCCCAGCCCCTCTCGTCGCGAATCGGGTCGACGGCGGTCAGCCCGATAATCCCCTCCAGGCGTTTGAGCTTCCGTACGATGATGGTGCGGTGTGCCCAGGGGCAGGCCCAGGATACATAGAGATGGTAACGGCCGGCTTCGGCTGGATAGCCGGAACTTCCGGTGGAGGTCACGTAGTGGCGAAAGGCATCCGCCTGACGGGTGAACTCGCCTTCACCGGTTTGCTCATCGGGAAACTGTGCCTGGATTGTCACGTCGCATCCGCTCCTGGTCGGTCGGAAAGTTACTAGTTCCATTATCGCATAGGTCTGTCTTCCTGGGGCAGGTTTCTAAGCTCTTGCCTGCTGGTCGGAGAGCGGTTGCAGCTAAGGGCGACGTTCAGTAGAGTACAAGAACGTGAGGGCTGAACCAAATCGTTCAGCGAGGCTCCGGTTTGAGGCCGGGGAGAGCGGAGAGCAGGGAGATGAATGTGAATCGCAGGATGCTTGTGTCGGCGGGGTTGTTAGTTTGGTACGTTGCGGTGTCCGTATGGATGGCGCAGGCGCCGGCCGACCCCCAGTTCTGGTTGATCGCGAGTATTCTGCCGGCGCTGTTTGTCGTCGTGCTGATCGCGACCTACCGCCACCTGCCCATGTCACCCGCTTCCTATGGCCTCATCACCGCGTTTCTCACGCTGCATACCATCGGCGTTCACTATACCTACGCGGAAGTGCCGGTCGGGTTGTGGATGGATCAAGTCCTGCACCTCGGACGCAATCATTTCGATCGGATCGTGCATTTCAGTTTCGGGTTTCTGCTCGCCTATCCCATGGAAGAGGTGTTTCGGCTGAGTGCGACTGTGCAGGGGTGGGTAGTGTACTATCTTCCGGTTATGACCGTCCTTGGGCTGAGCGGACTCTGGGAAATTGTTGAATCATGGGTAGCCAGCGCCGTGCATCCCGAGTTGGGCGTGACCTACTTGGGTTCGCAGGGGGACATCTGGGACGCCCAGAAGGACATGGCCGCGGCGCTCTACGGAGCCCTGCTTTGCGTGTCGATCCTTATGGTGGTTCGGGCGCTGAGAGGAGCCCGGTCCGAGCTTCAAACCGAGATAGCTGAATAATCTCCATATGAACGCCGGGGTGACAGGGCTGCACGGCGCGGAATCAAGAAACTGCCATCTCCTTCTTGGGTTGGTGCTTGCCTACGGTGTGTTCTGGATTTGGTTGGCGATCGATCCACTGAACCGCAGGGACTGGCTGCTGGAAAATCTGCTGGTGTTTGCCCTCATTCCGCTGTTGCTCCTCACGTATCGCCGCTTTGAGTTCTCCCTCACGTCCTACTGTCTGATCGGTTTGTTCTTGGTGCTCCACGCCTTCGGCGCCCACTACACCTATGCCGAGGTGCCGCTGGGGTTTTGGCTCAAAGATCTCTGGGCCTTGAGTCGCAATCCGTTCGATCGCATCGCGCATTTTGCGTACGGCGCGTTGCTGGTGTTTCCCATTCGTGAATTGCTCGTGCGTCAGACCGGCTTGCGGGGTTGGTGGGCCTATGCATTGCCGGTCTGCGTCGTGCTGGCGCAGAGCGGTTTCTTCGAAGTGCTGGAAGCGATCGTGGCGACAATCGTCAGTCCCGAATTGGGGAATATCTATCTCGGAACCCAGGGAGATGAGTGGGATGCCCAACATGACATGGCGGCGGCCCTGGGCGGCTCGGTCCTGACTATGTGTATCGTGTTCGCGTTGCCCATGGCTTTCAAGCCCAAGCCGCATCCGTTACCCCAGTGATCCGCTTCAGCTTTTTCGCAGACGCTGGGGCATTTCACCACGGTCCGTAATTCCTCCCCGTAGCATAATGCCTCGCGATCTTCTTCGATTCACGCGAAACCGCGGGTATTTTCAGGCACATCTCATGCTGGTTCTAGTCAAAGGAGACCTATGAGAATGTTTCAGTCGATGGCGGGTGGCGCAGGAAGAGGCGGGGCGTGTGCGAACTGCGGCAGAGGCTGTCGAGGGTTGTCTACGTTCGGATTAATTGTGGTGTTGAGCGCTGCCGTTGTGGCTTGCGAGAAGCCGTCCGATCGGACGGTTGAGGTCAAGACAGCGGTGGCAGACGCCCTGCCGGCTGTGCTTCGTCTCACACCAGAAGAACTTGCGAGGAGCGTCATCGAGGTCTCCCCTGTCGGCCGGGGGCAGTTGCGCGTGCCGCGGGAGTTTACCGCGACCGTTCAATCCAATGAAAACGAACTGGCCGAGGTCACCACGCTAATTCGTGGGCGGGTCGTAAAAGTGTATGTGGATGTCGGACAGGATGTGAAGAAAGATGCGCTGCTGGCCCTGCTCCACAGTACCGATCTCGGTGTGACGGAAGGGGCCTATCTGAAAGCGGTGGCGCAGCTGCACGAGGCGGAGCTGGCCTACGAACGTGCCAGGGATTTGCATGAGCACAAGGCGGTGAGTCTGGCCGAACTGCAGCGGCGCGAAGCGGAGATGAAGACGGCGCAGGCCGACGCCCGGGAGGCGCAGAACCGTCTGGAGCTGCTCGGCGTCCCGGCGGAGGAGCTAGGCCGTCTGCATCGCGAACGCACGATCAAGGCCGATGTCCCTCTCCGCGCACCGTTCGACGGGCGGGTGATCATGCGCAACATCACGCGCGGCGAGGTCGTGGAGACGATGCAGAAGCTCTTCACCGTGGCCGATCTCTCGGACGTCTGGGTTGTCGGGAAGGTGCCGGAAAAGGACGTGCGGTTCATCCATCGCGAGCAGGTTGTCGAGGTGCGGGCGACATCGTACCCAGGCCAGGTCTTTTCCGGCACGATTACCTACATCAGTGACGTGTTGGATCCCGCGACGCGTACCATGCAATTGCGCGTCACGGTCCCGAATCCGAAGAAGCTGCTGAAGCCGGAAATGTATGCAACGGTGCGCGTCTATGCGGAGCCGGAACCGGAGGCCATGTTGGTGCCAGTCGCGGCAGTGCAACGGAGCAGTGAACCCTCTTATGTGTTCGTGCAACTGGATGGGGGGAGGTTCGAGAAGCGCCCGGTCGTCCTCGGCCCGGAAACCGACCAGGTTGTCGCGGTGCTGAGCGGCCTGCGCGAGGGCGAGCTGATCGTTACTGCCGGTACCTTCGTACTCAAGTCCGAATTCGAGAAATCTCTGATTGAGCCTGCGCAATGATCGACGCGCTGATCGCCTTTTCGCTCCGACGATGGCCGCTCATTTTGATCCTGACCGGCCTGCTGGCCACGGCCGGTGCGGTGGCGTTAGGTGAGTTGCCGATTGACGCATTTCCGGATGTCACCAACATCCAGGTGCAGATCTTAACCGAGGGGCCGGGCCTGTCTCCGATCGAGGTCGAGCGGTTCATCACCATCCCGCTCGAGTTGCAGATGACCGGCCTGCCCGACCACACCGAAATCCGCTCGTTGTCGAAATTCGCCCTCTCTCAGATCACGGTGGTGTTCAAAGATCATGTAGACCTCTTACGCGCCCGCCAGCTCGTTCTTGAGCGACTACTCGAAGCGAAAGCGATCTTGCCTCCCGGAGTGGAACCGGTCATGGCGCCAGTGACGACTGGCCTCGGTGAAATCTATCAGTATTACTTGGACAGTCCGTTGGTGAACGCGGAGGATCCCGAAGCGCTTGAGGCCGCATTGACGGACCAACGGGTTCTGCAGGATTGGGTGCTTCGACCGCTTATTAGGACGGTGCCCGGCGTCATCGATGTGAATGCGCTGGGTGGGTTCGTCAAGCAGTATCAGGTGATTGTCGAGCCGGCCAAGCTGCGGAAGTACAATTTGACGTTGGCTCAGGTGTTCGAGGCGGTCGCGCAGAACAATGCCAACGCCGGCGGCAATGTCGTGGATCGACACGGCGAACGGGCGATCGTGCGCGGGTTGGGGCTGGTGCGGAGCATTGCCGATATTGAGGACATTGTGGTGAAAGAGATCGGTGGCACGCCCGTGTATGTGCGCAACCTAGGGGAGGTGCGTATTGGCCACGCGATCCGCCACGGCGCCGCGGTCCTCAACGGCGAGCGGGAAGTCGTGGCCGGCATCGTTCTCATGTACCGCGGGGCCAATGCACGACAGGTTGTGGAGGCCGTCAAGGCCAAGGTGGAAGCGATCCATCGCGGAGGCATCCTACCGGGAGGGCTAAAACTGATCCCCTTCTACGACCGGTCCGAATTGGTGACGGCGGCCCTGGACACGGTCCGCCAGGCCCTGCTGGCGGGGATTCTCCTGGTGGGTCTGGTTCTGTTCGCCACGATCGGGAACGTTCGCAGCGCGCTCATCGTGACGGCGACCCTGATCCTCACGCCGCTGTTCACGTTTCGGATTATGCAGGACCTCGGCCTCTCGGCCAATCTCATGTCGCTGGGCGGGTTGG from Nitrospira sp. harbors:
- a CDS encoding glycosyltransferase; this translates as MDAAQRGRPDLVQTIRLPVNAGKRAALAAGFARATGEILVTVDSDSLVERGALLAIAGPFRNERVGAVAGKVCVLNRFQSVLPRMLHVRFVLSFDFLRSVQSTYGTVYCCPGALSAYRASVVHALVPAWVHQRFLGEVCTIGEDRALTNDVLAAGYRAVYQRTAVVQTLAPETYRKLCRMFLRWDRSYIREEIRLWKIMWTLPFPAMALTLIETTVTNLRYPVAYSSLGLMLYLSVQDPLTVVRLLISIGIVSIFYSLYFLHSERSREFFYGVLYAYFHFVSLLWIFPYALVTVRNRSWMTR
- a CDS encoding DUF2238 domain-containing protein, whose translation is MNAGVTGLHGAESRNCHLLLGLVLAYGVFWIWLAIDPLNRRDWLLENLLVFALIPLLLLTYRRFEFSLTSYCLIGLFLVLHAFGAHYTYAEVPLGFWLKDLWALSRNPFDRIAHFAYGALLVFPIRELLVRQTGLRGWWAYALPVCVVLAQSGFFEVLEAIVATIVSPELGNIYLGTQGDEWDAQHDMAAALGGSVLTMCIVFALPMAFKPKPHPLPQ
- a CDS encoding aldehyde dehydrogenase family protein, with amino-acid sequence MSTIQTALKELGIQAINPGGSTGSGWWSSQSGKPLLPSINPATGEMISRVIPCSSDDYSSISKVSVDVFQSWKMVPAPKRGELVRLIGQALRERKDDLGTLIALEVGKIKAEGDGEVQEMIDMADFAVGQSRMLYGTMMHSERPAHRMSEQWHPLGPVGVITAFNFPVAVWAWNAFLAAIAGDTVIWKPSPKAPLCAIAVQQICNRAMQQQGCHGVFSLFVTDQSSLAETMVQDSRLPLISFTGSAAVGRRIASTVGSRLGRALLELSGNNAIIIDETADLNIAVRAILFGAVGTAGQRCTTTRRLLVHESCYEAVTAALVNAYAHIRIGNPLEPDVLMGPLIDQAAVDTFRAAIDEIKKEGGKILYGGQVLQRPGHFVEPTIVLAQNHWPVVQRETFAPILYVMTFRTIDEAIRLQNDVPQGLSSALFTTRLQHSERFLSSAGSDCGIANVNIGTSGAEIGGAFGGEKETGGGREAGSDAWKAYMRRQTNTVNWGTDLPLAQGITFG
- a CDS encoding DUF2238 domain-containing protein, whose amino-acid sequence is MNRRMLVSAGLLVWYVAVSVWMAQAPADPQFWLIASILPALFVVVLIATYRHLPMSPASYGLITAFLTLHTIGVHYTYAEVPVGLWMDQVLHLGRNHFDRIVHFSFGFLLAYPMEEVFRLSATVQGWVVYYLPVMTVLGLSGLWEIVESWVASAVHPELGVTYLGSQGDIWDAQKDMAAALYGALLCVSILMVVRALRGARSELQTEIAE
- a CDS encoding saccharopine dehydrogenase C-terminal domain-containing protein, producing MYRVLVLGAGKIGSLIVGLLSQHGRYEVHLGDVNLDGASRLVADLKLERVTPCLLDVRHPDMVSTYLSMHPVDAIVSSLPYFCNPTVAGLALTHGVHYFDLTEDIEVTSQIRVLSAGASQAFLPQCGLAPGFISIVTHDLMTHFQKLDTVKMRVGALPVHPSNALKYSLTWSTDGLINEYGNLCYGIEGGEKVPLQPLEGYETIELDGLLYEAFNTSGGLGTLADTYAGQVQTMNYKTLRYPGHCEKIHLLMKDLKLNEDRDTLKRVLEHAVPQTLQDVVLIYASVTGTKEGGFFEENYVKKVYPQCIKGRLWSAIQVTTASSLCTVLDLVLRDPTHYHGFVTQESISLKNFLANDFGACFR
- a CDS encoding efflux RND transporter periplasmic adaptor subunit, whose product is MRMFQSMAGGAGRGGACANCGRGCRGLSTFGLIVVLSAAVVACEKPSDRTVEVKTAVADALPAVLRLTPEELARSVIEVSPVGRGQLRVPREFTATVQSNENELAEVTTLIRGRVVKVYVDVGQDVKKDALLALLHSTDLGVTEGAYLKAVAQLHEAELAYERARDLHEHKAVSLAELQRREAEMKTAQADAREAQNRLELLGVPAEELGRLHRERTIKADVPLRAPFDGRVIMRNITRGEVVETMQKLFTVADLSDVWVVGKVPEKDVRFIHREQVVEVRATSYPGQVFSGTITYISDVLDPATRTMQLRVTVPNPKKLLKPEMYATVRVYAEPEPEAMLVPVAAVQRSSEPSYVFVQLDGGRFEKRPVVLGPETDQVVAVLSGLREGELIVTAGTFVLKSEFEKSLIEPAQ
- a CDS encoding glutathione S-transferase family protein; translation: MTIQAQFPDEQTGEGEFTRQADAFRHYVTSTGSSGYPAEAGRYHLYVSWACPWAHRTIIVRKLKRLEGIIGLTAVDPIRDERGWAFREGPGHSLDPVNGFHFLSEAYKATDPHYIGRITVPALWDRATTRIVTNSDDDLMRIFNSEFNRFTESPIDIYPEGLRKEIDDLNSFLYENVNDGVYRAGFATSQQAYEKAVHRLFDALDSLDARLAHQRYLFGSEFVESDWRLFVTLVRFDAVYHGHFKCNIRRIIDYPNLFGYLKDLYQTDGIAETVNFDHIKRHYYVTHDDINPTRIVPVGPDQDLTTPHGRARLG